One Centroberyx gerrardi isolate f3 chromosome 6, fCenGer3.hap1.cur.20231027, whole genome shotgun sequence genomic region harbors:
- the dscaml1 gene encoding cell adhesion molecule DSCAML1 → MWLVTLLLLYSLQEVNSEDVVSTRLYFVNASLQRVTFSSSVGVSLPCPAGGAPHAVLRWYLAAGDDIYDVPHIRHVHANGTLQLYPFSPSAYNSIIHDNEYFCTAENQAGKIRSPSIHVKAVFREPYTVRVADQRSMRGNVAVFKCLIPSAVQEYVSVVSWEKDTVSIVPGNRFFLTSFGALYISEVQKEDALSTYRCITKHKYSGETRQSNGARLSVMDPTESTPSVLDSFQSGEVQVGRSVELPCIASGYPNPTIRWLKDGRPLPADSRWTRRLTGLTISDLRLEDSGNYICEVTNSFGSKEVTGHLNVIEPLRVTLSPKNLKTGISSTVILSCAVQGSPHFTVSWYRNTEPVLPDQHFSIQGAHNETLFISAAQKRHSGAYQCFATRKGQTAQDFSIILLEDGTPRIVASFSERVVVPGEPFSLMCAAKGAPPPTITWTLDDEPVARDLSRVRASQYTLSDGSTVSHVNVSSPQIRDGGVYRCAARNSAGSAEYQARINVRGPPRIRPMRNITAVAGRNTFINCRVIGYPYYSINWYKEGLLLPDNHRQVVYENGTLKLSDVQKGMDEGAYVCSVLIQPQLFITQTVYVTVKVPPLIQPFDFPPTSIGKLMYIACVVSSGDMPIRITWRKDGQEIVPSSGITIDTKEFMSSLQISKVSLKHNGNYTCIASNDAATVSSERQLTVTVPPRFVVQPNNQDGIYGKAGVLNCSVDGYPPPKVMWKHAKGTLAGIGNPQQYHPVPLTGRIQIMNNGSLLIRHVLEEDRGFYLCQASNGVGSDISKSMVLTVKIPAMITSHPNTTMAKKGHVKELNCTARGEWPIIIRWERGDTVIDPDRNPRYSITTSPNEKTDEVLSTLRLKPAERGDSVFFSCHAINSYGEGRGLIQLTVQEPPDPPELEVREVKDRSMNLRWTQRFDGNSIITSYDIEYKNKTDSWELKHATRNISPTNNQANIVDLHPASVYSIRMYSYNAIGKSEASKELTISTEEAQPDGPPMDVILQPVTSQSIRVTWKAPRKELQNGVIRGYQIGYRENGPGSNGQYSIVEMKATGDSEVYTLDNLKKFAQYGVVVQAFNRAGTGPSSSEINATTLEDVPSQPPQNVRAISVTSDEAVITWAEPPRLTLHGVLKGYRVVFWAVFPDGEWGEMQNITTIKEQVELRGLEKFTNYSIQVLAYTQAGDGVRSNVLYIQTREDYPGPPAGIKAVPSSASSVVVSWLPPHKPNGIIRKYTIYCSSPGSGQPLPSEYEANPELLFYRITHLNHRQQYLIWAAAVTTAGRGNISDKVTVEPAGKAPAKILSFGGTVTTPWMKEVRLPCSSVGEPTPTIKWTKDSEDTAIPVSLDGQRLILANGTLVLRSVKAEDSGYYTCTATNTLGFDTIIVNLLVQVPPDQPRLTVSTTSTSSITLAWIPGDNGGSSIRGFVLQYSVDNTEEWRDVFISSSERSFKLDNLRCGTWYKVKLAAKNSVGAGRISEIIEAKTHGREPQFNKEQPVFTHINSSHARLNLQGWASGGCPISAVTLEFRPKGTWTWQSVRTNATTDVFLAELREATWYELKMKACNSAGCGNQSSQFATLDYDGSTIPPIKSPLEKNDDVKKLFSIGCPVILVTLGVALLFIIRKKRKEKRLKRLRDAKSLAEMLISKNNRSFDTPVKGPPQGPRLHIDIPRVQLLIEDKEGIKQIGEDKATIPVTDTEFNQTGNPQSFCTGVSVHHPALIQNTGPLIDMSDIRPGTNPVSRKSVKSAHSIRNRYSSQWTLTKCQASTPARTLTSDWRTVGSQHGITVTESDSYSASLSQDTDKGRNSMVSTESASSTYEELARAYEHAKLEEHLQHAKFEITECFISDSSSDQMTTGTNDNADSMTSMSTPSEPGICRFTASPPKPQDYDRGKNVAVPIPHRAKSDYCNLPLYMKTDPFFRKQSEHHDPCPVVPPREASIRGLAQRAYHTQGRHVTMDSAKQQALTMGHSGLASLTSSGASSGGATGGVGGPGGGSVSGGASASSSSSTLPQRTLTMPGSSASAAQSAAAAAAATAAAAASSSSGGGGAVGATGGTPGGASSSSSKMGGSRDSLLESSSSGLGRLQKQRDGGAGAYSKSYTLV, encoded by the exons GTAACCGTTTCTTCCTGACCTCATTCGGAGCTCTGTACATCTCAGAAGTGCAGAAGGAGGATGCTCTGTCCACCTACCGCTGCATCACCAAGCACAAGTACAGTGGAGAGACCCGCCAGAGCAATGGAGCCAGGCTCTCTGTTATGG acCCTACGGAGTCCACCCCGTCAGTGCTGGACAGTTTCCAGTCCGGTGAGGTGCAGGTGGGGCGCAGTGTGGAGCTGCCCTGCATCGCCTCCGGCTACCCCAACCCCACCATCCGCTGGCTAAAGGATGGACGCCCGTTACCGGCAGACTCCCGCTGGACGCGGCGCCTCACTGGCCTCACCATTTCTGACTTGAGGCTCGAGGACAGCGGCAACTACATCTGCGAGGTCACCAACAGCTTCGGCTCCAAGGAGGTGACGGGACACCTCAACGTCATag agccATTGCGGGTCACCTTGTCTCCTAAGAACCTGAAGACGGGGATCAGCAGTACAGTCATCCTGTCCTGTGCCGTCCAGGGTTCCCCCCACTTCACTGTGTCCTGGTACCGAAACACAGAGCCTGTCCTGCCCGACCAGCACTTCTCCATCCAGGGGGCTCACAATGAGACTCTGTTTATTTCTGCCGCCCAAAAGAGACACTCGGGGGCTTACCAGTGCTTTGCCACGCGCAAGGGCCAGACCGCCCAGGACTTCTCCATCATACTGCTGGAAG atgGGACGCCCCGTATCGTTGCCTCCTTCAGCGAGCGGGTGGTGGTCCCGGGCGAACCCTTCTCCCTCATGTGCGCCGCCAAAGGAGCGCCCCCTCCCACCATCACCTGGACCCTGGACGACGAGCCCGTGGCCCGGGACCTGTCGCGCGTCCGAGCCAGCCAGTACACGCTGTCCGACGGCAGCACCGTGAGCCACGTCAACGTCAGCAGCCCGCAGATCCGCGACGGAGGAGTGTATCGCTGCGCCGCACGCAACTCGGCCGGTAGTGCCGAGTACCAAGCGCGCATAAACGTAAGAG gtcCACCAAGGATTCGGCCCATGAGGAACATCACTGCAGTGGCAGGAAGGAACACTTTCATAAACTGCCGTGTGATTGGCTACCCATACTACTCAATCAACTGGTACAAGGAGGGGCTTCTGCTGCCTGACAACCATCGCCAG GTGGTGTATGAGAATGGGACTCTGAAGCTAAGCGATGTTCAGAAGGGGATGGACGAGGGGGCCTATGTCTGCAGCGTTCTCATCCAACCACAGCTCTTCATCACGCAGACCGTCTACGTCACTGTCAAAG TTCCCCCACTGATCCAGCCGTTTGACTTTCCACCAACCTCCATCGGAAAGTTGATGTACATCGCCTGCGTGGTGTCGTCCGGAGACATGCCCATACGCATCACTTGGCGCAAGGATGGCCAGGAGATCGTGCCCTCCTCGGGCATCACCATCGACACCAAGGAGTTCATGAGCTCCCTGCAGATTTCCAAGGTGTCGCTCAAACACAACGGCAACTACACCTGCATTGCCAGCAACGATGCTGCCACCGTCAGCTCAGAGAGGCAGCTCACGGTCACAg TGCCTCCTCGGTTTGTGGTGCAGCCCAACAACCAGGATGGGATCTATGGGAAGGCGGGGGTCCTAAACTGCTCTGTGGATGGATACCCCCCTCCCAAGGTCATGTGGAAACATGCCAAAGGTACACTAG CGGGTATTGGGAACCCCCAACAGTACCACCCTGTGCCTCTGACGGGCCGTATCCAGATCATGAATAACGGCTCTCTACTGATCAGACATGTTCTAGAGGAAGATCGTGGCTTCTACCTCTGTCAGGCCTCCAACGGAGTGGGCTCAGACATCAGCAAGAGCATGGTCCTCACCGTCAAGA tccCAGCTATGATCACCAGTCACCCCAACACCACCATGGCGAAGAAGGGCCATGTGAAGGAGCTGAACTGCACGGCTAGAGGAGAGTGGCCCATCATCATCCGCTGGGAGAGAGGCGACACCGTCATTGACCCTGACCGCAACCCCCGGTACTCCATTACCACCAGTCCCAACGAGAAGACCGACGAGGTGTTGTCTACACTCAGG ctGAAGCCAGCAGAGCGTGGAGATTCAGTCTTCTTCTCCTGTCATGCCATCAATTCCTACGGAGAAGGACGAGGCCTTATTCAGCTCACTGTGCAAG AGCCCCCAGACCCTCCAGAGTTGGAGGTGAGAGAAGTGAAAGATCGTAGCATGAACCTGCGGTGGACACAGAGGTTTGATGGCAACAGCATCATCACCTCCTATGATATTGAGTATAAGAACAAGACAG actcctgGGAGCTGAAGCACGCCACTCGTAACATTTCCCCCACCAACAACCAGGCCAACATAGTGGACCTGCACCCTGCCTCAGTCTACAGCATCCGCATGTACTCCTACAACGCCATAGGCAAGAGCGAGGCCAGCAAGGAGCTCACCATCAGCACCGAGGAAGCAC agcCTGACGGTCCTCCCATGGACGTGATCCTGCAGCCGGTGACCTCTCAGAGTATCAGAGTCACCTGGAAG GCTCCCAGGAAGGAGCTGCAGAACGGGGTGATCCGGGGTTACCAGATCGGTTACAGAGAGAACGGCCCGGGCAGTAATGGCCAGTACAGCATTGTGGAGATGAAGGCTACTGGAGACAGTGAGGTGTACACCCTGGACAACCTGAAGAAGTTTGCCCAGTACGGCGTGGTCGTCCAGGCCTTCAACAGAGCCGGCACAGGACCCTCTAGCTCTGAGATCAACGCTACAACACTAGAGGATG tgcCCAGCCAGCCTCCTCAGAACGTGCGGGCCATTTCTGTGACATCCGACGAGGCGGTGATCACATGGGCCGAACCTCCCAGATTGACTCTGCATGGCGTATTGAAGGGATATCGTGTTGTGTTCTGGGCCGTCTTCCCcgatggag AGTGGGGCGAGATGCAGAACATCACCACCATCAAGGAGCAAGTGGAGCTCAGAGGCCTGGAGAAGTTcaccaactacagcatccagGTGCTGGCCTACACCCAGGCTGGGGACGGGGTCCGCAGCAACGTCCTCTATATCCAGACCCGCGAAGACT accCTGGACCCCCAGCTGGCATCAAAGCTGTGCCCTCCTCTGCCAGTAGTGTTGTGGTGTCCTGGTTACCCCCTCACAAGCCAAATGGAATCATCCGCAAGTACACCATCTACTGCTCCAGCCCTGGGTCGGGCCAACCG CTGCCCAGTGAGTATGAAGCCAACCCGGAGCTGCTGTTTTACCGGATCACCCACCTCAACCACCGGCAGCAGTACCTGATCTGGGCTGCGGCCGTCACCACTGCAGGCCGGGGGAACATCAGCGACAAGGTCACTGTGGAGCCGGCTGGGAAGG CCCCAGCTAAGATCCTGTCTTTTGGAGGAACAGTGACCACTCCATGGATGAAGGAGGTGCGACTGCCCTGTAGCTCGGTTGGAGAACCTACACCTACCATAAAATGGACCAAAGACAG TGAGGACACAGCCATCCCAGTGTCTCTAGATGGCCAGCGTCTCATTCTGGCCAATGGGACACTGGTGCTGCGCTCTGTCAAAGCTGAAGACTCTGGTTACTACACCTGCACAGCCACCAACACACTGGGCTTTGACACCATCATAGTCAACCTTCTGGTGCAAG TCCCTCCGGACCAGCCTCGTCTGACCgtctccaccacctccacctcctccatcaccctGGCCTGGATACCAGGAGACAACGGAGGCAGCTCTATCAGAG gTTTTGTGCTGCAGTACTCAGTAGACAAcacagaggagtggagggatgTGTTCATCAGCTCTAGCGAGCGCTCCTTCAAGCTGGACAACCTGCGCTGTGGCACCTGGTATAAAGTCAAGCTGGCTGCCAAGAACAGCGTGGGGGCCGGACGCATCAGCGAGATTATCGAGGCCAAGACCCACGGGCGAG AGCCCCAGTTCAACAAGGAGCAGCCGGTGTTCACCCACATTAACTCTAGCCACGCCCGCCTCAACCTGCAGGGTTGGGCCAGTGGAGGCTGTCCCATCAGTGCTGTCACTCTGGAGTTCAGACCTAAAG GTACATGGACGTGGCAGAGTGTGCGTACCAATGCCACCACAGACGTGTTCCTGGCAGAGCTGCGTGAGGCCACCTGGTACGAGCTGAAGATGAAGGCCTGTAACAGCGCTGGCTGTGGAAACCAGAGCTCCCAGTTTGCTACACTGGACTATGACGGCA GTACTATCCCACCAATCAAATCCCCCCTGGAAAAGAATGACGACGTGAAGAAGCTGTTTTCTATTGGCTGTCCCGTGATCTTGGTCACCCTGGGCGTCGCGCTGCTCTTCATCATCCGCAAGAAACGCAAAGAGAAGAGGCTGAAGAGactgagag ATGCCAAAAGCTTGGCTGAGATGCTGATCAG TAAGAACAACCGCAGCTTCGACACCCCAGTGAAGGGTCCTCCTCAGGGCCCACGGTTACACATCGACATTCCCAGAGTCCAGCTGCTAATTGAGGACAAAGAAGGCATCAAGCAGatcg GTGAGGACAAAGCCACTATCCCTGTTACGGACACAGAGTTCAACCAAACCGGAAACCCTCAGAGCTTCTGCACGGGCGTGTCTGTCCATCACCCCGCCCTCATCCAGAACACCGGTCCTTTGATTGACATGTCAGACATCAGACCAGGAACCA ACCCCGTATCAAGGAAGAGTGTTAAGTCAGCCCACAGCATCAGGAACCGCTACTCCAGTCAATGGACGCTGACCAAGTGCCAGGCCTCCACACCGGCCCGTACTCTCACTTCAGACTGGCGCACAGTTGGCTCCCAGCATGGCATCACCGTCACAGAGAGTGACAGCTACAGCGCCAGCCTTTCACAGGACACAG ATAAGGGTCGTAACAGCATGGTGTCGACAGAGAGCGCCTCCTCCACCTATGAAGAGTTGGCAAGGGCCTATGAACATGCCAAGTTGGAGGAGCACCTGCAGCATGCCAAGTTTGAGATCACAGAGTGCTTCATTTCTGACAGCTCGTCTGACCAGATGACCACGGGTACCAATGACAACGCAGACAGCATGACCTCCATGAGCACACCATCAGAGCCGGGTATCTGCCGTTTCACTGCCTCGCCGCCCAAACCCCAGGACTATGATCGTGGCAAGAATGTAGCCGTGCCCATCCCACACCGCGCCAAGA GTGACTACTGCAACCTACCACTCTACATGAAGACAGATCCTTTCTTCCGAAAGCAATCGGAGCATCATGACCCGTGCCCAGTGGTTCCACCACGTGAAGCCTCCATTCGTGGCCTGGCCCAGCGGGCATACCACACCCAGGGCCGCCATGTGACTATGGACTCTGCAAAGCAGCAGGCCCTAACCATGGGCCACTCTGGCCTGGCCAGCCTCACCTCCTCTGGGGCTTCCTCTGGAGGAGCAACAGGTGGTGTCGGTGGGCCGGGTGGAGGTAGTGTGAGTGGAGGGGCGTCTGctagctccagcagctccacacTGCCCCAGAGGACTCTCACCATGCCTGGCTCCTCTGCCTCAGCTGCccagagtgcagcagcagctgctgctgctactgccgctgctgctgcatcatCATCCTCTGGTGGAGGTGGGGCAGTAGGGGCCACAGGAGGGACCCCGGGAGgtgcctcctcatcctcctccaagATGGGGGGATCCAGAGACTCTCTCCTGGAGAGCAGCTCCTCGGGCCTAGGCAGACTGCAGaagcagagggatggaggggctGGGGCCTACTCCAAGTCCTACACACTGGTGTAG